A stretch of Onychomys torridus chromosome 2, mOncTor1.1, whole genome shotgun sequence DNA encodes these proteins:
- the Agmat gene encoding agmatinase, mitochondrial, whose translation MLRLFRSICTRGPGSGVATWRPSVGLLSPGHPRIRQVSDASDAPHHQSPSSEPLVQLVGVCSMMRLPLQSSPAGLDAAFIGVPLDTGTSNRPGARFGPLRIREESVMLGAVNPSTGALPFQSLRVADLGNVNVNLYSLQDSCRRIRDVYQNVLAAGCVPLTLGGDHTITYPILQAVAKKHGPVGLVHVGAHTNTTDQTLGEKVYHRTAFRRSVEEELLDCKRVVQIGIRGSSKIVDPYRYSRNQGFRVVLAEDCWMKSLVPLMAEIRQQMGGKPLYVSFGIDALDPAYAPGTGAPEVAGLTPSQALEIIRGCQGLNVVGCDLVEVSPPYDLTGNTALLAANLLFEMLCALPKVTTV comes from the exons ATGCTGCGGCTGTTCAGGTCCATTTGTACCCGGGGCCCCGGGTCTGGGGTGGCCACGTGGCGTCCCTCTGTGGGGCTCCTCTCTCCTGGGCACCCCAGGATCCGCCAGGTTTCAGATGCCTCAGATGCCCCGCATCACCAGTCCCCCAGCTCTGAGCCACTGGTACAACTGGTGGGCGTCTGCTCCATGATGCGCCTGCCCCTGCAGTCCTCCCCTGCAGGGCTGGATGCCGCCTTCATCGGTGTGCCTCTGGACACTGGGACTTCCAACCGGCCTGGGGCGAG ATTTGGACCCCTTCGAATCCGGGAGGAATCGGTGATGCTGGGGGCTGTCAACCCCAGCACAGGAGCCCTCCCCTTCCAGTCCCTCAGGGTGGCAGATCTAGGCAATGTGAATGTCAACCTTTACAGCCTCCAGGACAGCTGCCGGCGAATTCGAGATGTCTATCAGAATGTCCTAGCAGCTGGCTGCGTTCCTCTGACCTTGG GTGGAGACCATACGATCACATATCCCATACTGCAAGCGGTGGCAAAAAA GCATGGCCCTGTGGGTCTAGTGCATGTGGGTGCCCACACCAATACGACTGACCAAACTCTGGGGGAGAAGGTCTATCATCGGACAGCTTTCCGTCGAAGCGTGGAGGAGGAACTGCTGGACTGTAAGCGGGTGGTGCAGATTGGCATCCGGGGCTCTTCCAAGATTGTGGATCCCTACAGATACAGTCGGAACCAG GGCTTCCGTGTGGTCCTGGCTGAAGACTGTTGGATGAAGTCACTGGTTCCCCTGATGGCAGAGATCAGGCAACAGATGGGGGGCAAACCTCTTTATGTCAGCTTCGGCATAGATGCCTTGGATCCTGCCTATGCCCCAGGAACAGGGGCACCGGAAGTTGCTGGGCTCACCCCTAGTCAG GCCCTGGAGATCATCCGAGGTTGTCAAGGCCTGAATGTGGTGGGCTGCGATCTCGTGGAAGTTTCCCCACCATATGATCTCACAG gGAACACGGCCCTCCTGGCAGCCAACCTGCTGTTTGAGATGCTCTGTGCGCTCCCCAAAGTGACAACTGTCTGA